Sequence from the Eurosta solidaginis isolate ZX-2024a chromosome X, ASM4086904v1, whole genome shotgun sequence genome:
ttttagatttttttcacactttataaataaataaacattgttAACAAAAATATTGTTCTATGTTTACAGAAATTACAAACTATAGGCGAGGACTTTTGTGGACTCGATGTTAATTCACCTTTAGGAGGAGAACAACCTATCGCCGTTGTGCCGGTTGCAATGTTTAATATTAGATTAACAGCAGTTGCTGCGACTAGTACGAGTGGATACACAGTTGTGTTCATTGGTACAGCAAAtggttatttaaaaaaagtagTCGTCGAGTCGGCAGACACTGCAAATGAATATGCTAACATACCAATTAAAGTTGGTTCGCTTATCAATCCAGATATGCATTTTGATACTCATAATTTATACATTTATGTGATGTCGCGTAATGAAGTAGCAAAAGTGAAAGTCTATGACTGCACTGATTATACTACATGTGCTGGCTGTTTGGGTGCCCGCGATCCTTATTGTGGTTGGTGCTCCCTAGAAAATAAATGCAGTCCCCGATCCAACTGTCAAGATAATGCAAATGATCCTTTGTACTGGATAAGTTACAAAACCGGAAAATGCACAACGATTACTAGCGTTGTACCACATCAACTGCAACGTACTACCGCAAGAACGTTAGAGCTCATAATCGACCATTTGCCGCAGTTGAAAGAAAATCTCATTTGCGCATTCACCACTGAAGAGAAAGCactatttacaaacgcaacaaaGAAGAGGAATGGTGTTAACTGCACAACTCCTCGCACAGATATGTTACCACAAATTGAGCAAGGTAAACATCATTTCACTGCAAAACTATCGGTGAGAACTAAGGACGGGCCTGATCTAGTATCGACcgattttaccttttttgactGTAGTACCCATTCATCGTGTACACGATGTGTTTCTTCTGAATTTCCGTGTGATTGGTGTGTGGAAGCTCATCGATGCACACACGACACTGCAGAAAACTGTCGCAATGATATTCTTGTCACTGGCGTAAGCCGGATCGGTCCTAGCTATCGCTCAGGTCCTGGCTTTTGTCCAACTATCAATGCAACTGGGGAAGGTAGTGAAATGCTCGTTGCTGCTGGTACTAGTAAGTCCATTAAAGTAAAAGTGCACATAATTGGGCAGTTCATAGTCCAAACACGTTTTGTATGTCAGTTTAACATCGAAGGTCGTGTAACTAGTCTCAACGCACAACTTTTGGGAGACACCATATATTGTGACAATATGGAGTTTCAATATACATCGCGTTCACCTAATTTGACTGCGACATTTGCTGTTATTTGGGGCGGCTCTAAACCTCTCGATAACCCACATGATATTCATGGTAAGTTTAAATTGGCATGCATGATTAAATTTGAAGCTCATTTATTGACATGACTAAacactttaatttattttacagtTGTAATATATAGATGCCGCGATATGGCTGACAGTTGCGGGATGTGCTTAGCGTTGGCTGAAAAGTACAATTGTGGTTGGTGTTCATCTACAATCACGTGTGAAGTAGAAGAACAGTGCAACAAAAATAACGAAGGAAAAACTGATTGGCTAAATCGTATGGAAACGTGCCCTAATCCTGAAATTCATTCGTTTTATCCGCAAACTGGTCCATGGGAAGGTGGTACAAATATCACAATACGTGGAATAAATTTAGGTAAAAATTTCACCGATATTTATTCGGGAATACGAATTGCTGGTATCAGTTGTATGCCGTTTCAACAGTATTATATTCATACAAAGGAAATTGTGTGTAACGTGGACAGCCCAGGTGTTCAATTATACCGTAACGGACGCATCGTTGTTCAAATAGGAGATTACAGGGGTGAATCGAAAGAAGACTATGAATTCGTGGAtccaaaaattacaaatttcacGCCGCAATATGGCCCTGTTTCTGGGGGTACTCATGTTCGTATAATTGGAAAGTATTTAAATGCAGGATCGAGAATACAAGCTTTTGTTAACGATCATTTGCCCTGCGAGATATTAAGCGTGGATGTTACACAAGCAGTATGTCGTACAGCACCTTCACCGGGTATCATTGAAGGGCGACTGAAAATGTTATTTGACAATGGGCAACGTGAATTCGACGAATACAACTTTAAATACGTTCTTGATCCCATAATTGAGCAGGTCTTTTCGGGCCCTAGAGGACAATTAAAAGTTCCCCGAGGTATACCCGCTGGCGGAATTGAAATTTCAGTGACGGGAACTCAATTCAACTATATTCAGAGCCCTAAAATGTACGTTtggcataaaaataaaatatattatagtCAGTGCAAGGTTGAGTCAGCTACAAATATGATATGCTATTCACCTGTAATTGACACCGATAACGACGTTCTTGATGCTGAAAATCCGGAGCTTCTTGAATATGGATTCTTAATGGATAATGTTTTGCAAGTTCAAAATCTCTCtagtaaacataaaaataattttgagctTTATCCCAATCCAATATATTATAATTTCGAAGAACATATAAAGTATTATAAAAGCGAGTATTTAACGATTAATGGACGCAATTTGGATCGTGCCTGCAAAGAAACTGATGTAGTAGTACGTATTGGTAAAGGCATTTGCAATATAACTTCATTATCACGTCAACAATTGACTTGTCGCCCGCCACTAGAGTCAGCTACTGAATCCAACAATGAATCAGGACCAGAAGTCATTGTCCATGTTGGTCAGTCTTTGGAATATCGAATAGGAATCCTTAGCTATGCATCCCCAAATATGATGCATGACTTAAGTAAGAATGTTCTGTTATTCATCGGTGGTGGTACCGTCGTTATAGTCATGATTTTTGTTGCACTTCTTGTTGCTTATAAAAAAAAGACATCGGAATCGAATCGCGTTTTACGAAACATGCAAGAACAAATGGATATATTAGAACTTAGAGTCGCGGCAGAATGCAAGGAAGCATTTGCTGAACTTCAAACTGAAATGACTGACTTAACTGGGGATCTAACATCTGGTGGAATACCATTTTTAGATTATCGTACATATGCCATGAAAATTCTTTTTCCAAATCACGAGGACCACATTGTATTGCAATGGGAACGGCCCGAACTATTACGTAAAGAGAAAGGTCTACGCCTGTTTGGGCAACTTattatgaataaaaattttttattgctatTCATACGAACATTGGAATCCAATCGCTATTTTTCTATGCGTGAGCGAGTCAATGTAGCTTCCCTGATTATGGTTACACTGCAATCAAAACTAGAATATTGTACTGATATACTTAAGACTTTGCTTGGTGatttaattgaaaaatgtatAGAGGGCAAAAGTCATCCAAAGTTATTGCTGCGTCGAACGGAAAGTGTGGCGGAGAAAATGCTGAGCGCATGGTTTACATTTCTGTTATACAAGTTTTTGAAAGAATGTGCCGGAGAACCTTTATACATGCTTTTCAGGGCTGTAAAGGGCCAAGTGGATAAAGGTCCAGTTGATGCATGTACACATGAAGCTCGTTACTCGCTAAGCGAAGAAAAGCTTATTCGCCAGTTAATTGATTTTCGGCCAATGACGGTATATGCAAGTATTATACAACAGCCCATATTTTGTAATAGTATAGACATGATGCCAACACATACCGAGAATGTACCAGTAAAGGTCCTAGATTGTGATACAATAGGACAGGTTAAAGAAAAATGTCTAGATACAATTTATCGTAACATACCTTGGAGCCAGCGACCACGGAAGGATGACTTAGATTTAGGTAAAATTTCTGTGTTATCTGTTATAGCATTAAGGTTAAAACGTGTTTACCTTCATTCAGAATGGCGTACTGGTGCTAGCGGTCGAGTGATTCTATATGATGAAGATACAACATCAAAAACGGAGTGTGAATGGAAAAAAATCAACACACTGCAACATTACAATGTTCCTGACAGCGCTGGACTAAGCTTAGTGCCTAAACAGAGCTCCAATTACAACTTTTCAATATTGTCTGATAGAAATGAAAAGTGTCATAAGTACGtacattttgcaaatttttcctCTTTTCAGCTTAATTCCAAATTAATTTCGTTATTGGTGAATGCATTATAGATAGAAGTAAATTAATTTTGTTATCAGTCAGTTATGCATTATAGAGTTACATTACATTTTTCAATGATTCAATTCAAGTTTGCCAAATGGGCGGAAACGGTTGAGAAGAGAGACATAGAATCCCCTAAACTTTTTTCTCGCTAACCGTTTCTTAGAGTTTTCTTGTGTCGTTTTCTGTTTCCCTCTTGGGTTTAAGAATAATTGGTAAATGTAATCACGACAGAAGAGTGGCCAGTTTAGAGCAAGATTGCATAACTTAAAAACGCCTCAAGTTAAACAATAACTTCCTTATTATACTAGTTAAAATTTGAAATTGCCAAGCCGTACAAATAGGATTTTACCGGATTGATAGTTTaccgcatttaaaaaaaaacatgatgATTGACTCCTTTAAACGTGGATTGTTTCAGAGTTATTTATTGATAAACAAAATTCAGTTAGACACCATTGCCTAGGAAGGCAGTTGAAATTATGCTTTCAATGTAGTAAGGATATGCGTTCAGACAtatttgaacaaattaaaaatttaaactgtttataatttatttaataatttgggaaaaatttaaacaacgtgacatcaggacggacaaggcgacagctgtttcgattataccttgtaaatttgaaaaccgccttacaaacaggcataacttcaacacataactacatacgaattatttaatgtgtggaagataatatatgcgaagaaggcaattgggaaaaactttacaacaactaaggcatgacgtagctgaatgcgtttataactatttcaactatcgtaggagtgcgggttcgactcccactaccgggagaaaaggctttgaagaaatttacaaggtataatctaaACAGCTGtctccttgtccgtcctgatgtcacgttgtttaaattgttcccaaattattaaataaattataaaatacaaaaaaattgcttgaaaaaaatgttttcatacatttaaagcgatacgggcaatccccggttaactcatataagtagacaacatttggttaattcgttgtagttctataaatagaacaaaaacaacaaaaaataccaagtttctctgaaaaccgccttataaacaggcataacttcaaaacacataactacatacgaattatgtaatgtgtggaagataatatatgcgaagaaggcaattgggaaacactttacaacaactaaggcatgacgtagatgAATgggtttataaccatttcaactaccgTAGGAGTgagggttcgactcccactcctggcagaaaaggctttgaagaaatttacaaggtataatcgaaacagctgtcgccttgtccgtcctgatgtcacgttgtttaaatttttcccaaattattaaattataaaattaaaaaaaattgcttgaaataaatgttttcatacatttaaagcgatacgggcaatccccggttaactcatataagtagacaacatttggtgaattcgttgtagttctataaataaaacaaaaacaacaacaaataccaagtttctctgaaaaccgccttacaaacaggcataacttcaacacataactacatacgaattatgtaatgtgtggaagataatatatgcgaagaaggcaattgggaaaactttacaacaactaaggcatgacgtagctgaatgcgtttataaccatttcaactatcgtaggagtgcgggttctggccgaaaggaggcaagcctcccaacaggcgtgggaattaaaggaaaaaaaaacaaaaacgcacttaaaaataaaacaaaaaaaaaattaattaataattaacaaaatacatatacatacaaagaagttacaaaaattcataaaataaaaaaaaaaatatcacaaaaaaagtttaaaaccaaaaaaaaatttacaaaaaaaatataaaacattaaaagccattaaaaaaaatataaaaatttgaaaaatacaaaaaaaactacaaaatttacaaaaatctttcaaaaaatttaaaaacattgaaaaatctacaaaaaaaaatacaagtttaaaaattctaaaaaaatataaaatcaaaaatagcataaaaagttcaaaatcaaaaaattacaaaaaaaagtacaaaagattaaaaaccattacaaaaaaatttaaaaaatttgaaaaaatctacaaaaaaatttcaaaaaccatttcaaaaaaaagtataatatttaaaatcattacaaaatatataaaactgaggaaaattaacaaaaaacctACAATTTGAAATTGcacaagaaaaaaaactttttacgaAATTAACAGAATTATGGCAGTGGTGGTGGATTTTTTTGGCCGTGGCTAGTCGATGAAAAAGAGAGAAGATTTGTGAGAATACATCTAATAAAATACTTAACTAAAGACAAAGATAATAAGAAAATGCAAACTGTAATAATATAAAAGTTTaaacggcagcagaaataatacaaaaacgaaaaaaaggagaaaaaactgtaaaaactaaaattttgaataaaaaagctAAACTGTACCAAAATTTTTGTGAAACGACACTAGCCACGCCACCACCATAACGGAGAAACTTTGCGGAAAAAGGGTAAAGCCATCAAGCAGCAGCAGAGCAGCGAGCGCAGCAGCAAAACTCCGAGCGCAGCAGCAGAGCGACAAGCAGCGGTACTcggtatggcgcacagtgtgcgAAAATAACGtatcatttatatttttataacacataattttcatactttcatATTAACTTTTTTCAATCCAATACATTACTAAAATGTAAATACATTTCATATtattcaacttttcaaaattacttacctatatatatatataaaaaaaaaaaaatatatatatattttttttgcattatgttcaaaaattttctttcacaCACATAGGTATATGCGTAAAACCAGTTAAAAACcaataattacaatttttctttaacgcggtgcgtccgtgtataaacatgacataaattttttaatcccggtgcgtccgaggataattatattacaattttgaaaagatgcggtgcgcccgtatctataaaaataaaaccatacaattttgataaaagcgctGCGTCCGTTTCAAcccttatataaaattatttgccattctccaatttttgcatttaaataataaaaaattcaattaaaaattatacatTTCAAATTCGAAATTCCAACTTTCTgcaataagtattcgctaaccaactgtattataaaatctaaaagctttcaaaaaaatacatactttcacaaattccttatattttcataaatttcctttaaaaatactttcataattttcttttgagctcaactcaactcgttcaaatttaatttcctttaaattcaatttctattcaatcttcataaacaaattccacatttcttgcaacaaaaatttttaatattttgtctattcgtttcaacacgtatggacctaagaaacgggaaggtagtttctaaaaattcccatccgagttcaagttccaaaaattcagagcaagatttagattccaaaaactcagagcaagatacaaattccaataattcagattctgattcatcttcaagtgcatcgtcaactgataccttaacaagtgaacataattataaattatccctgagtgcagactttttaggatttgctgatcaacctgtaattccaaattctagtttttctattctaactccgattcttaacattacaaccatggccacaatcgaggagaaaaaatcgtttattaacacgtgtgcctcgattatgcgacacaactacagtggagacccgttagcacttggctcatttataaataaagttgaattaatggaagtattctctaacgaaaatttaactcctacttttattgcatttttaaaatccaagctcaaaggcaaagctcgcgaagccctaccaacgcatatagaatcagtcaaccaaattaaagaagcgctatgtagtgaaattaggccagacaactcgaaagttgtcgcgggaaaaattgcagccttaagagtaaccaataacaattttgctgaattttcaaagcaggtagaagagctttctgcctcgttagagcgctgtctaatctttgaaggtatgacgaaggcaaaagcccatgagatggcagttgaacaaaccattagcgtttgtagattaaatagtaggtcagatatggtgaaatcaatccttgtgtcaacaaccttcaaagattcaaaggacgtagtagcgaaaatgattatagagcgagaacaggaagttaaagagcggcaagtgttagcgtttcggtcacgtccaataagatataataatttccgtggaaattccagaggcaaaagtaatttcagatacaacaaaaatagtaattttcgatttaacaataacgcaaataggcaacacaataatacaaatttccgaaataacaattataacagaggcaataatcgcaattacaatagaggcaatagcaattccaacaataacaataataatcggtcctgaaataacagaaattccaataatcagggttcaaattctagaaattcagccaatgttcgttctttaaatgccgaagcccctcaagcgcgaacactgagggagcaggagcaattcgactaaatacttctcataaaatatgttcttttctagtagattcacaggcagacatttcattaataaaaatttccagtttggcaaacgatgtagaagtagacgatagtaacgtaataaatataacaggcgtaacaacagacacggtaacgacactaggaacagttaatacaagtataatcgcatcaaatacattttttcctctgactcttcacgttgtcaatgacaaatttaatattccttcggacggtatactagggaaagattttctaaaaacgaacaaatgcataatcaattatactaatgacacaattacattcggacaagggacagaaaaggtaaatatttcaattttgcatagcacttaaacaaatactcttgtaattccaccaagatgcgaagtttttcgtgtttttagtttgaaaaattcgacaagtccagtttttgttgattctcaggaactttgtaacggtgttttcacagcaaaatgtatcgttgatacaaaaaatccaataataaaagttatcaacaccaccgacgaggtcaagtacgtaaaagatttcaatattcaaactgaagacattaaaaacttcaatgtctatcgcataaatgatacacctatcgattcaaaacgtatagaagagcttaaatcaattttggtaaaacaaatgccttcttatgctaaaaagaaactacttgatttatgtttgaaatattctgatatttttgcattaaaaaccgacttaatgacgcttaataatttctacgaacaaaagcttagattaactgacaaaacccctgtctatattaaaaattaccgtttgccatacacacaacgcgaagaaataaataaacaattacatatattacagaatgatttaatcgaacctagtttttcaagttataacagtcctttaattttggtaccgaaaaaagatccaacaggcaaaaagtcgtatcgtatgtgcgtagatttcagagcagtcaataaaaagcttatagccgacaaatttccactagcacgcgttgatgacatactcgacaatcttggcagagccaaatacttttcaactttagacttttttctggtttccaccaaataccccttcacactaaatctagagacgtaactttcagtacagatcgaggagcttttcgttggaaagttttacctttcgggttaaatattgcaccaaactctttttctcgtatgatgtcaatagcattttcaggcatttcgccaaatcaggcttttatgtatattgacgaagttatcgtcattggttgtagtgagacacaccaccttaaaaatttagaaaaagttttcgaaacctgtagaaagtttaatttaaagctgaatccaaacaagtgcaatttccttcgttccgaagtaaattttctaggccataaatgtacgtcaaaaggtatgctgccagacgattcaaaaatagacgctattagaaggtatactaagccaaaacacaaagatgcggttaggcgatttgtcgcatttgcaaattattacaggcgatttataccgaattttgcgtcactggcagcgcctttaaatcgtttaaatcggaaaaaagttgaatttgtttgggacgaagcgtgcgaaaacgttttcgaaaaactaaaactagcattaatgtctcctcaactactacaataccctgacttcacaaaagaatttataattacagtagatgcttctaagagtgggtgtggtgctatattaagccaaaagcatggtgataacgatttaccaatttgtttcgcgtcaaaatcttttaataaagcagaacagaaaaaatcaattatcgaattagaactcctagcaatacatttcactataaagcattttcgtccatatgtttacggtacaaatttcacagtaaaatccgatcatagaccactagtttatctttttaacatgaaagacccttcctctaaactttctagaattcgattagaactgtcagaatataaatttacgattgaatatataaaaggaaaatctaacgttgtggctgatgctctttcacgcattagtatagacgaaataaaagaatctacaaagcatgttttagcagttcAAACGCGAtcaaaaaccaaacaaaaggaattacaaaacaAAGACGATAactttactgatactttttgcgaaacgcctaaagtacaagtttatgacaaattttcatacaatttttcaaaaaagatgccgcgaataaagtcgactatacaatttaataagaataatgGGATCTCTAATATAGAAATTTATGCGCatctaaaacataaaaaactaaatttacttaattttgtgaatgctaacggaaaaacaaattagatgagttattttcgaggcttgaaaaagcagccggcagtcacaatattaagcagttagaatggccaaaaaattgtATACTCGCTAACTGTTTAGCTCCCCGTTGTGCTATTTGAAACCTATAGGGACACTCAtcgaaggccttgaggagtgttatcgatgttgatgatcctttgccggatgcagatccggtacgttccggtaccaatcccgatcatctcgggagcgatgtgttatgaccacattcaaccatctaggccatacctccctcccaccccatagatccatgatcagttcggggtcgccagagtgtcggcagttaatgaaacaggattcgccacggataggtgaggttgaaaattgggttggagaagctatgtattgcgctggtaaccccttgaaaGAGTTTCGCTACACacccccttgaatctatttggtattttggtcgctcacgacaggcatacttaccgcgggtatatactAACCCTCTAAGGGACAGTAGCCGTGGGTTGTGGAAGGTGTTGCATTGTTAATTAAAATATCCATTCCAATTGTCTTTGTCAATGGACGGGCAGTACTATGAGCCGAGATCATATTTGCGCTAAATTGGATTTAGGTCATCAAAACATTAATCTTTGCACGGATGCTGGCTTCGATATGCAAACCTCCGTGCTCATTGGTAATtttcgttgcgcatcgaattGCAGAAATAATCTACAACGTATCATATGGTTTTAGGTACAAATCCAGCAGCTTTAGCCAGAAGGGGAATACCAGCCGAGGATCTAGTCAACAATTCTCTGTGGTGGCAGAGTCCTTCTTGGCTCCGggaagagaaggaaaagtggccaacacaGGACTTATACTTTAGCACGAATATTGAGGAAAAACGAGTGCAGCAACTTAATGATGACGACATTCTCTTCTCATTCATTTCTGCAGATCAAATTAAAACCACAACGacccgtttaataaaacttgctcagaagcaatatAACGGATCAGAAACTTCGAGCTTGCAATCCAAAACCCCAATTGGGCACAAACGCGAAATAGAAAGAATCACAATTCACTGCTACATGAACCTCACAATATGTGTTTCCTTTAGCTTACAACTCGCTCGGGAGTCATACCCAGAGACACGTTTCGGTTCCAGGGTCTCGAATCCGAAGTCGAAAACCCGAAACTTTTCAAGATatctgcaaaaaaacaaaaaattaccccgggtccttCCAAAACAGCGGGCCGGATCTATAGTGTTTCTGCGTCGAACACCTCTCCGCATAACATTTttaccaataattttttttagtgtatataacaaccacatgaaaact
This genomic interval carries:
- the PlexA gene encoding plexin-A2 isoform X1; translated protein: MRFIIWLLLAFMLYDVTCLKGIKSQKSPIKGKNTINDHSKSGRISSIAGISSNAEHVQITDIISDEDLMESSDGAIYGFQSASLKTVFRESNGGRSASSSTSAQLALYNPKDIGDTSVKLSIADVKNYSNIITSVIHFETPLNHLVVDTFTGRVFVGGVNYLYQLSPELELHETVKTGPKNDSVECTVLDCPVHAVRKPTDNYNKVLLIDRGTSRLIECGSLFQGTCTVRNLQNVSIVEQNVSDAVVANDANSSTVAFIAPGPPQPPITTVMYVGVTYTNNSPYRSEIPAVASRSLEKTKMFQIASSAVTTGTRTFINSYAREGYLINYVYGFSSERFSYFLTTQLKHNYHTSPKEYISKLVRICQEDSNYYSYTEIPIDCITGGTKYNLIQAGYLGKPSVDLAGSLGITVQDDVLYGVFSVGDGSISTNDSALCIYSLKSIRRKFMQNIKSCFNGVGSRGLGFISPNMPCVPTKLQTIGEDFCGLDVNSPLGGEQPIAVVPVAMFNIRLTAVAATSTSGYTVVFIGTANGYLKKVVVESADTANEYANIPIKVGSLINPDMHFDTHNLYIYVMSRNEVAKVKVYDCTDYTTCAGCLGARDPYCGWCSLENKCSPRSNCQDNANDPLYWISYKTGKCTTITSVVPHQLQRTTARTLELIIDHLPQLKENLICAFTTEEKALFTNATKKRNGVNCTTPRTDMLPQIEQGKHHFTAKLSVRTKDGPDLVSTDFTFFDCSTHSSCTRCVSSEFPCDWCVEAHRCTHDTAENCRNDILVTGVSRIGPSYRSGPGFCPTINATGEGSEMLVAAGTSKSIKVKVHIIGQFIVQTRFVCQFNIEGRVTSLNAQLLGDTIYCDNMEFQYTSRSPNLTATFAVIWGGSKPLDNPHDIHVVIYRCRDMADSCGMCLALAEKYNCGWCSSTITCEVEEQCNKNNEGKTDWLNRMETCPNPEIHSFYPQTGPWEGGTNITIRGINLGKNFTDIYSGIRIAGISCMPFQQYYIHTKEIVCNVDSPGVQLYRNGRIVVQIGDYRGESKEDYEFVDPKITNFTPQYGPVSGGTHVRIIGKYLNAGSRIQAFVNDHLPCEILSVDVTQAVCRTAPSPGIIEGRLKMLFDNGQREFDEYNFKYVLDPIIEQVFSGPRGQLKVPRGIPAGGIEISVTGTQFNYIQSPKMYVWHKNKIYYSQCKVESATNMICYSPVIDTDNDVLDAENPELLEYGFLMDNVLQVQNLSSKHKNNFELYPNPIYYNFEEHIKYYKSEYLTINGRNLDRACKETDVVVRIGKGICNITSLSRQQLTCRPPLESATESNNESGPEVIVHVGQSLEYRIGILSYASPNMMHDLSKNVLLFIGGGTVVIVMIFVALLVAYKKKTSESNRVLRNMQEQMDILELRVAAECKEAFAELQTEMTDLTGDLTSGGIPFLDYRTYAMKILFPNHEDHIVLQWERPELLRKEKGLRLFGQLIMNKNFLLLFIRTLESNRYFSMRERVNVASLIMVTLQSKLEYCTDILKTLLGDLIEKCIEGKSHPKLLLRRTESVAEKMLSAWFTFLLYKFLKECAGEPLYMLFRAVKGQVDKGPVDACTHEARYSLSEEKLIRQLIDFRPMTVYASIIQQPIFCNSIDMMPTHTENVPVKVLDCDTIGQVKEKCLDTIYRNIPWSQRPRKDDLDLEWRTGASGRVILYDEDTTSKTECEWKKINTLQHYNVPDSAGLSLVPKQSSNYNFSILSDRNEKCHKYETLNLSKYTSSSPTFSRAGSPLNNDLHEDGVKCWHLVKHHDSDIQKEGERVNKLVSEIYLTRLLATKGTLQKFVDDLFETIFSTAHRGSALPLAIKYMFDFLDDQAILHGITDHEVVHTWKSNSLPLRFWVNLIKNPNFVFDIHKSNIVDSCLSVVAQTFMDSCSTSDHRLGKDSPSSKLLYAKDIPEYRKWVERYYRDIREMPSISDQDMNAMLAEESRLHTTEFNTNCALHELYTYAVKYNEQLTVTLEEDEFSQKQRLAFKLEQVHNMMSVE